Proteins encoded by one window of Papio anubis isolate 15944 chromosome 7, Panubis1.0, whole genome shotgun sequence:
- the LOC103886348 gene encoding uncharacterized protein LOC103886348 isoform X1 produces MRLRRAGRTPPHDGGRRSFYSWILPLGSGSALVQPKGISFAHAHSHPETFHLLLKPFRPIEMFIRRTLKTTVLPFRKTAPQLALSWVPPGCRVSPWDIPLKLSAYNHAESARTSSKPFRPGPQTALITRREISGKRKLFLSLMFLKNMERLGK; encoded by the exons ATGCGCCTCCGCAGAGCTGGGAGGACCCCCCCCCACGACGGCGGCCGCAG ATCATTTTACAGTTGGATTCTCCCTCTTGGATCTGGCTCTGCCTTAGTCCAACCTAAAGGGATCAGCTTCGCCCACGCCCACTCTCACCCCGAAACCTTTCATCTGCTGTTGAAGCCTTTTAGGCCCATTGAGATGTTCATTAGAAGAACTCTGAAAACTACGGTTCTCCCCTTTAGGAAGACTGCACCACAGCTCGCCCTCTCCTGGGTTCCG CCTGGTTGCAGAGTGAGCCCATGGGACATCCCTCTGAAATTATCTGCTTACAACCATGCTGAGTCTGCAAGGACTTCATCCAAGCCTTTCCGTCCAGGACCTCAAACAGCTCTAATCACAAGAAGAGAGatttcaggaaagagaaaattattccTATCATTGATGTTTTTGAAGAACATGGAACGACTGGGAAAATAA
- the LOC103886348 gene encoding uncharacterized protein LOC103886348 isoform X2 has product MRLRRAGRTPPHDGGRRSFYSWILPLGSGSALVQPKGISFAHAHSHPETFHLLLKPFRPIEMFIRRTLKTTVLPFRKTAPQLALSWVPENLSSEKQ; this is encoded by the exons ATGCGCCTCCGCAGAGCTGGGAGGACCCCCCCCCACGACGGCGGCCGCAG ATCATTTTACAGTTGGATTCTCCCTCTTGGATCTGGCTCTGCCTTAGTCCAACCTAAAGGGATCAGCTTCGCCCACGCCCACTCTCACCCCGAAACCTTTCATCTGCTGTTGAAGCCTTTTAGGCCCATTGAGATGTTCATTAGAAGAACTCTGAAAACTACGGTTCTCCCCTTTAGGAAGACTGCACCACAGCTCGCCCTCTCCTGGGTTCCG GAAAACCTCAGTTCAGAAAAGCAATAA